The Planktothrix agardhii NIES-204 genomic interval CCTGATCAACAGGATATCAAAAAAGTTATAGAAATCTATATTGAGCTTAAAGGATCTAAAATTTTGCACGCCATTGAGCAACTAGAAGCAACCATGAAAAAACTTTCTGATGACCCAGCTAAACAAGAAAAGGTTTGTATTATTGTATCAAGTCAGTGTCCTCTCATAACAACTAAAATTCAAAATTTTAAGAAAGATTTCAAAAAGAAATATAGTGCTAAATTAGAATTTAAGAATAGGAATTATACTTATTGTTTAAGCAAACATGATGATAGTTAAAATCCAGAATAGGATTCTAAGCAACTCCAAAACCCGTATCCTCTCGAACATAAACAGGCTGTAATCCCAATATAATATCCTGCTTAGGAATTCCTATTTCAACTAATTTCTCTGCTATTTTTATGTCTGTTTGATTTCGTTGAATCCAAATTTGACCATTCTTAATTTCTAAATGTAAAATACAGTTATAAATGCGTCGATGTTCATTCCATCCTAAATTAACCAATAAATAGCGATCGCGTTGAGTATCGAAAATGATTTCTATGTCAATTTCTCCATCAATTGTTTTTCCCTGACTATATTCCATCAGTAATTTTTGAATACATTCTCGATAATATTCTAAACGTTCCATAGAATAATCACCTCGTTAACAGGATTATAGACTATTAATTTAACTTGATATTTTTGTATAGACGCTTTGGGTAAATCTCGCCTAAAAAAAGATTCATAAGCTGAAATTGGAACTGCTAAGTATAGGATGCGGTTGGGTTCACTCATTTCTAAAACTAGGCGATAATTCAGAAATTGCCCCAATGCTGTATGAAAATCAAAGAGTGCTGAGTCACTTAAAAAGCTCTTGACTTCAACAGCAATTTTTTCCTCTCCTTTTTCAGCCGCAATTAAACGTTCTGCACCCAAGTCTATTCTGATTTCATCCTCCTCGCCAAACTCAACTCTTAAAGGATCATGGGTAATTATCCACCCCTGTTTCTGTAAACCTCGTTTTACTGCATCATGAAATTTATCCTTAGCTGACATTGATCTCGATATTAGAGGTAAGATTAATTCAAATTAACATATTTGTTGATCACCATTCTATAGGAACAGTTGGATTGTCTGAAATCGAAACAGTGGAAGAAAATACTCAAACCTCCCCTTCGACAGAGCTCAGGACAGGCTTTGTCCATATTCCCGTATTGAGTCGGGAATTAATTGCGGGGTTAGAAATTTGTGCGGGGGGAGAATATCTGGATGCAACCGTTGGCGGTGGCGGACATAGTTTGTTATTGTTGCAGGCGGGGGAGAATATCCAGTTAACAGCAATTGATCAGGATCAAGAAGCGATCGCTGCCGCCCGGGTTAAATTTGAACAAGCAGATCCTTCTTTCTTGGAAAGAGTGCAGTTTTGGCAAGGGAATTTTACTCAATATAACCCCAAATCTAAACAATTTGATGGAATTATAGCGGATTTAGGGGTGAGTTCCTATCAGTTTGATCAGCCAGAAAGAGGGTTTAGTTTTCGCCATACTGCCCCTTTAGATATGCGAATGAATCAACAACAATCTTTAACGGCGGCGGAGATTATTAACCATTGGGATGAGAAGCAATTAGCGGATATTTTTCATCATTATGGGGAAGAAAGATTATCAAGACGAATTGCTAAACGAATTGTAGAAAAACGACCATTTCAAACTACAACGGATTTAGCCTATGCGATTGGTGGTTGTGTTCCGGCGAGTTATCGTCACGGACGAATTCATCCGGCTACCCGTGTATTTCAAGCATTAAGAATTGCAGTGAATCAAGAGTTAACTTGTTTAGAAAAATTTATAGATCAAGCGCAATATTGGTTAAAACCTGGGGGTAGAATTGGGGTAATTAGTTTTCATAGTTTAGAAGATAGAATCGTTAAACATCGGTTCAAAGAGTCTCCTATTTTACAGGTATTAACTAAAAAACCGATTCAACCCCAACCCGATGAACTGAATAATAATCACCGTTCTCGTTCAGCTAAATTAAGATTAGCAGAACGAAAGATAATAGAATAAGCAAGATTATTAACCCTAATAGCCCGTCTGGGTTATGTCGCTTTTTCTGCGGATATTTATGGCAAAGGAATTAGACCCCAAACCGCAGAGGAAGCTAAAACTCAAGCGACCCTTTACCGCAGTAACCGGGCGCTATTAAGGGAACGGGTAAATGCCGCTTTAACAGAACTTCGTAAACAACCTCAAACTGATTCTGAAAAGTTAGCCGCGATTGGATATTGTTTCGGAGGAACAACGGTTTTAGAATTAGCAAGAAGTGGTGCAGATATTGATGGGGTGGTGAGTTTTCATGGTGGTTTAGATAGTCCTAATCCCCAGGATGGTAAACGAATTAAAAGCAAAGTTTTAGTCTTACATGGGGCGGATGATCCGTTAGTTTCTCAAGAGGATATTAAGGCATTTGAGCAGGAATTGCGGGAGGAAATAAAGAATAGGCAATCTTGCCTTTAGTTAAGGTTTGAAACCAACGGCCTCAGAAATTGAATTTAACCCATATTGATCTAATTTTTTTAACAGTCCTGCTAATATGCTTTTTACCATTCCTGGCCCTTCATAAATCCAACCCGTATAGACTTGAATTAAACAAGCTCCTGCTGTAATTTTTTCCCAAGCATCATCGGCGGTAAAAATTCCCCCAACCCCAATAATAGGTAACTGTCCTTGGGTATTTTGATGAATCCAACGAATTACTTCTGTTGATCTTTCTTTTAGGGGTGCACCACTAATTCCTCCCGCTTCTTGGGTAATATAACTTCCGGTTTGGGGTAGCCATTGGGTTTTTAATCCGTCGCGTTTTATGGTAGTATTAGTAGCAATAATTCCGGCTAATTTATGGGTTTGGGATAAATTAACAACATCGGCGATCGCATCCCATTCTAAATCCGGTGCTATTTTAATTAAAATTGGTTTATTATCTGTATTTTCAGTATTTAAAACCGCTATAATTTTACTTAATTGTTCCGCATCTTGGAGCGATCGCAATCCGGGGGTATTAGGAGAAGAAACATTAACCACAAAATAATCCCCATAGTCTTTTAACAGTTTAAAACTCCCTAAATAATCTTCGGCGGCTTCTTCTAAAGGAGTAATTTTAGATTTTCCTAAATTAATTCCGACTGGAATCATAAATTTTTGTTGATGTTTTTCCTCTAACCGTTGCGCCAATATTTCCGCCCCTTGATTATTAAATCCCATGCGATTTAAAATGGCTTCATCCTCAACTAATCTAAATAATCTAGGTTGGGGATTTCCTGGTTGCGGATGGAGGGTAACTGTCCCTAATTCCGTAAATCCAAAACCCAAACTTTGCCAAATTCCAGCAGCAACTCCATCCTTATCAAACCCGGCGGCTAAACCCACGGGATTAGCAAAATTTAAACCCCACAATTGTTGCTGTAAACGGATATCCTGTAAACAGAATGATGGTTTAAGTTGAGATTCTAGCCAATTTAGGGGTGAATTAGACTGATTTTGGTCAATCCAACTCAGGACTTCTAAAGCGCGATGATGGGCCCATTCTGGATCAATTTTGAGTCCATAAAATAAAAGGGGTTTAACGGCGCTGCGGTAAATATCCAAAATAGTCTCCTATGCTTAGGTCTTAATTCCCAGTTTTAAATTTAGTCTATTTTTTGAGCAAAATGGTGAAATATTAAGGGTAAGATAGAAGCATCAGCCAGATCAACGGGTAGAGTATTTTTCTTCCCCTATACCAGAAAACTGCACAGGTTTAGGATCTTAATTAAAATTTTAGTTTTTAATGTTAATTAAAATATACAATTCGGGAGTTTATTATGGGTCAATTTGAAGAATCGACCGCATTAGAGCAACCCATCATGACATTGGGGCGTGTTCTCCAGACCCTACAAGATGAAGACAATGTTGATGTTTTAATCGAAACGATTTTAAACTATTTAAAAACCGAGTTTAATTATAGTTTAATTTGGATTAGTTTATATGATCGTTTAGATCATCGTTTAATTGGCAAAGGAGGAGTTACCCCAACGGAAGATAATTGGTTAATCAAACAAAGATTTGTCTTATCTCCTGGAGATTTACTCGAACAGTTAGTAATTCAAATGCGACCTTTAGTTGTCCCCGATCTGCGGTCAGAAACTCGCGCTGGAGAATGGCAAAAAGCTGCCCAAGCCTTTAATATTCAGGGGTCAATTTTATTCCCCATGCGCTATAAAGATCGCTGTTTTGGTGTGGTTTTATTAGGATCAACCGAGTGGGGAATTTCTCCGAGTTCAACGGAAAAAGAACTAATTTCGATGGTTTTAGGAACCTTAGCGACTTCTTTATTTCAAATTGAAACCACTTGGATGTATCAACAAACCAAAAGACCTGACCAACCTTTTTTGAAACTTTTAACTCAATTTAGAACCCTGAATACTTTAGATCGATGTTTGGAAGTAGCGGTAGAAACAACCCATGAATTTATTGAACCGACTCGGACAAATGTGTATTGGTATTATCGAGAAGGCCGTTATTTTTGGCGGCGGGCGAGTAATCAACAAAAACTTCCCAGTGTCAGTTTAATGAAACAATCGGCTTCGGGGGTAACAGTACAGGATTTAGGGGAATTTTATCAAGCGTTAACTTCCGATCATTTAGTGTCTATTGGAGAGTCTTATAGTTCCTTAAGAGCGGATACAACGGAACGATTAATGGAGAAAATTCGCGCCCGTTCCCTATTAGCAGTTCCGATTCTTTTTAATCAAGAAATGTTAGGATTTATTGCCGTTGAAGGTCAAAATCCGAGGATTTGGCAGGAAAATGAAAAACAATTTTTGCGGGGTGTGGGACAATTAATTTCCCTAACTGCTCCCTTAGCGGAAATGGAAGTTAAAATTCGACAAGCGGAATTAGATCAATCCTTAACTGCTAAAGTTACCCGTACTATTGTTGATGATCAAGATTGGCAACTTTCTTTAAAGACTACCGCTAATCTATTGTGTCAGCGATTAAATGCGGGACGATTTTTATTAATTAAACGTCATCTTAAAACAGCAAAATTTGAGATTATTTATCAATATTATCCTTTAAATAGAAACGCAATTTTTTCGCCTTTAGATTCTCTGAGTTCCCAAGATTGGCAATCTTTAAAAAATCAGAACGAAATTTTGCTAATTGAAAATTATGATGAAGATGAAAAATTAAAACCTTGGCGCAATCAACTCAAGGATGCCGGAGTGCGATCGCTCATTCTTTGCCCGATTAACTCTTGTTTGACTTCGGAAAAAAATCAACAAGACAATACACCTCAAGAGTGGTTATTAATCGGTCATGATGCTCCCAGAACTTGGGATCGAACCGAACAAAAATTAGTTAAAATTGTGGGTCAACAATTAAGTGTGATTCTCCGTCAATGGAAGTTAAATCAACGAATTAAATCTCAAGAAGAATTTAATCAAGCCTTAGAGCAGGGCTGGTCAATCTTAGAAAAAACTGAGCAATTACAAGACCTAGAACAACAATTTACAGAAAAAATAGCCCAATTATCAAAAAGTCCTTTAGTTCTATTATTAACCTGGCTAGAAGGAGCCAAAAAAGCAAAAGTTGCCCATTGTATTGCTCGTCAATCTAAATTTTATATTGACTCAGAGCGGTTAATTTCTATCGCTAAAGATCCTTTAATTCAACACGCTTTATCAACAAAAACAATGTTTTTGTGGCCGGTACAGGAGCTATCTGCTTATACTCGCCAATGGTTTACAAGCACCGTCGATAAAATTTTAGTCACTACCCTGCATACCGCTTCTGAACACGATCCTACGGGTATTTTGATTGTTGCTGATCCTGAGCAAATTCAAACAGAATCTGGCATATCTTTAACTCTGCTTAATTCCTTGATCATGCAGTTTTCTTGGTCACGGCGCTATCTCAGAATTCAAGAGGTATTAACAACTCAACACGAAGAATTACAATGGATGAATTGGTATAAACAACGGCGCTTAGAAGAATTGTATCGAACCGTGGGCGGAGGACTGAAACAATTAAACGAATTAAATCAATCTCCATTTCAATCAACCGATCCACAAAAAAACCAACTTTCCCATTTACGCTATCAACAATTACTCCGTCAAATGGGAAGCGCTTTAGCTTCTACCAGTTCTTTAATTAAACAGGAACAATGGCGACTTCATCATCAAAATGATATTATTCCAATTACTAATTTATTGCGAAGGGTGGGGGAACGAATCAATGCTATTATTAGAAATAAACAAATCCAATTAGTGATTAAACAACAGGAAAATTTTAATGTTATTGGCGATCATATTAAATTAGAACTGGTTTTTTATGAAATATTATTAACCACCTGTCACCGCGCTGAACCAGGTGGCGTCATTGAGATGATCACTCAACCTTTAAATGATCATCAATTACAACTAATGATTACAGATTATGGTATAATTAACCCGCAACTAATTCTGGAGTTAAAAATCGGTCATTCTCCCGATTTACTTGCTCCCTCTCCCCTATCTTCTCCCCCAGGTCAACAGCTTTTAATTTGTCAACAAATGTTAGAAAAAATGGCAGGAAAATTCCTAATAGAATCAGGAGAAAATCAACAAATTATAACTCGGATTATTTTAACTTTAGCTCCAGCAAGCTAGATCAATGATTTACTAATAACTTGTACGGACGGGTGGCTCAAGATTGAAGTAATGAATATAAAAATTACTTCTAAAACTGATAACTGATCACTGATAACTGATTAATATGTTACTTTCCCTAAGAATAGAAAACTTTGCTTTAATTGATCATTTAGATTTAGATTTAGGTAGCGGTTTAAATGTATTTACCGGAGAAACCGGAGCCGGAAAGTCAATTATTTTAGATGCTGTTGATGCAATTTTAGGGGGAAAAGTAGACCGTCGTTCCATTAGAACAGGAGCTACAAGATCATTATTAGAAGGAACATTTGAGATCGAAAAAAAATGGTTTAATTGGTTAACAGAACAAGAAATTGATTTAGTCGATGGCAGTTTAATTGTTTGTAGTCGGGAAGTAGTAATTACCGGAGATAAACTTCGCAGTCGATCCCGGGTTAATGGGGTATTAGTTAATCGAAAATTAATTGAACAACTGCGCGATCGCTTAATTGAAATTACCGCCCAAGGACAAACCTTACAACTCGGTCAACCTGAACTACAACAGGAATGGTTAGATCTCTATGGCGGTCAACCCTTAATCAAAGCCAGAAAAGCCGTAGCATCGACCTATACCCAAGCTCAAACCTGTAGCCATGCCCTAGAAAAACGCCGTCAATTTGAACAGCAACGCCTACAGAGATTAGATTTATTAACCTATCAAATTCGAGAATTAGATACAGCTACTTTAACCACAGCCGACGAATTAGAACAATTACAAATTGAACATCAAAGGTTGAATCATATTGTTGAACTTCAACAACAAAGTTATCAAATTTATCAGGCCCTATATCAAAGTGAAACCGGGTTAGCGGCGGCGGATTTATTAAGCCAAGCGGAAAACAAACTCAGTGATTTAGTCGAATATGATCCCCAACTTCAACCTATTTTAGAAATAGTCAGTGAAGCGGTGGCTCAAATTACCGAAGCCGGAAGACAAATTGGCAGTTATGGTGAACAATTAGAATCCGATCCTCAACGCTTAGAAGAAGTAGAAGATCGCATTCGAGACTTAAAACAAATTTGCCGCAAATATGGACAAACTTTAGAGGAAGTGATCGAATATTATCATCGCATTCAAGAAGAATTAAAGGATTTAGAAGATGAAGAGCAATCGATCGAATCCTTAGAACAGACCTATCAACAAGCGGTTCAAGCCCTAAAAGAAACCTGCCAACATCTAACTAACCTGCGTCAAAAAGCCGGCCATGAATTAGAAACCCATCTCCTCAAAGAACTCAAACCTTTAGCGATGAATAATGTTAAATTTCAAGCCGAAATTCATCCGATTTCCCCGACAGCTATGGGGGCGGATCAGATTCAATTTTGCTTTAGTCCCAACCCCGGAGAACCCCTGCAACCCTTGGGGGCGATCGCATCGGGGGGAGAAATGAGTCGGTTTCTCTTAGCTTTGAAAGCCTGTTTTTCTCAAATTGCTGGGTCGGGAACTTTGGTATTTGATGAAATTGACGTCGGGGTATCGGGACGAGTGGCCACCGCCATTGCTCAAAAACTCCACCAACTAAGTCAACGCCATCAAGTCCTCTGTGTCACCCACCAGCCCCTAGTTGCGGCCATGGGAGATCATCATTTTCGGGTAATCAAAGAAACTATCCAAACCGACTTAGAACCCAATTCCCAGGCCCCAGAAACCCGCACCGTCGTCCGAGTGACTCAGTTAACTTCCCCCCAACGTCGGGAAGAATTAGCTCAATTGGCCAGTGGAGAGTCGGCCCAAGAAGCGATTGCCTTTGCTGAGTCCCTTTTGACCCAAGCTGCGTTGATGAAGAATTAGGTTTGACACCAAAAACTCCAAAATTATGACAAAATAAAGCTATTAATTGGTAACTAATAATATGTAATAGGATATGAGATAGTTAAAATTTATCCCTGAACATTCAATGAGGATAGGACAATGAATGCTTTAACTGTCAATTTGAAATCATTAATAGAAATGACTGATGAGCAATTTTTTCAGCTATGTCAAAACAACCGGGAATTGAGATTTGAAAGAAATGCCAATGGAGAATTAATAATTATGCCACCAACGGGAGGAGAAACAGGAAACAAAAATGCGAGAATCACTCAACAGGTAATGAATTGGACTGATGCTGATGGTACTGGCATTGCTTTTGATTCTTCGACTTGTTTTAAATTACCTAATGGTGCAGATCGTTCTCCTGATGCTTCGTGGATCAAGTTAGAAAGATGGGATGCTTTAACCGATGAAGAAAAACAAAAATTTCCCCCTATTTGTCCTGATTTTGTAATTGAGTTACTTTCTCCTAGTGATAGTTTGAAGACTACACAGGAAAAAATGGGGGAATATATAGATAATGGTGTGCGTTTGGGTATATTAATTAATCGTAAATCTCGTCAAGTAGAGATTTATATACCAGGAAAAGAGGTTGAGGTTTTAGATTCTCCTGCTACGGTTTCAGGGGAAGATATTTTAAAGGATTTTGTGTTGAATTTGGGGATGATTTGGTAAAATTATAGAGATAGTGTAGAAAAGGAAAAAACAGCCGTGAGTCAAACAGAAATTACAGATTCTTTGCTAACTAGCACAGGTTTCTATAGCCTCTTTCAAACCTTACCACTAGAAATCCGACAAGGCTTTCTACAACTTTTATTTGAAAATAATTCCTCTGAATTAGAAGACTTTATCCTTTATTTAGCTTGTGAAAATTCTCGAAAAGAAGGATTTTTATCTGAATTAGAGTCTCAATCTCTCTTGGAGAGTTTGCCTCAATGAAATATCGAATTGCCAAATGCTTCAAAAAAGATTTAGATAAAATTAACAACCAAAAAATTCTCGCAAAAGTTAGAAAATGTATTGAAGCAATTGGAACTTCTCAATCACTATCCGAAATTCCCGATCTTGAAGCACTAAAAGGCTTCTCAGGATATTATCGCATTAAATTTGACTACAACTATCGGATTGGAATTTTTTGGGATGGCGAAGTTATCGAAATTCTCAAAATAGAGAGTCGAGAAGGATTTTACAAAAATTTCCCGTAGAAATAATGCGGTCTGCTTCCCAGTGCCTTCGGCAACGCCTTCTTCTTGTTGATTAAACTTTAATTTAAAATTGCGATCGCCTAATAATCACGAATCACAGGAATATAATATATAATAGAATATGAGATAGTTAAAATTTCTCCCCGAACATTCAATGAGGATAGGACTATGAATGCTTTAACTGTCAATTTGAAATCATTAATAGAAATGACTGATGAGCAGTTTTTTCAACTATGTCAAAATAACCGGGAATTGAGATTTGAAAGAAATGCAAATGGAGAGTTAATAATTATGCCACCAACGGGAGGAGAAACGGGAAATCGTAATGCGGGTATTACTGCTCAAGTTTGGATTTGGAATGAGCAAAATAAGGAGGGTATAGTTTTTGATTCTTCGACTTGTTTTAAATTGCCTAATGGTGCAGATCGTTCTCCTGATGCTTCTTGGATCAAGTTAGAAAGATGGGATGCTTTAACTGATGAGGAAAAACAAAAGTTTCCCCCTATTTGTCCTGATTTTGTAATTGAGTTACTTTCTCCTAGTGATAGTTTGAAGACTACACAAGAAAAGATGAGAGAATATATAGATAATGGTGTGCGTTTGGGTATATTAATTAATCGTAAATCTCGTCAAGTAGAGATTTATATACCAGGAAAAGAGGTTGAGGTTTTAGATTCTCCTGCTACGGTTTCAGGGGAAGATATTTTAAAGGATTTTGTGTTAAATTTGGGGATGATTTGGTAAATAGCGATCGCCACTTCAAAAAAATCAAACAGCGATCGCATTCCCCATACCCAAAATTTATCTATCTAAACTTGAACTAACGGCTGATTGTTGATAGATGAACGAGGTTGAATTGTCTTTTTAATTTCTTCTCCCGCTAACTCTTGGGCTAGGCGTAACTCATAAGTTTTTTGCAAATTAAGCCATAGTTCTGCACCAGTGCCAAACCATCGTCCTAGACGTAATGCCGTGTCAGCAGTAATACCTCTTTGCCCTTTGAGAATTTGCGTAATCCGATTTGTGGGTATATGGAGCGATCGCGCTAATTCTGATGCACTAATTCCCAGTTCTTTTAATTCA includes:
- the pyrD_1 gene encoding dihydroorotate dehydrogenase, which codes for MDIYRSAVKPLLFYGLKIDPEWAHHRALEVLSWIDQNQSNSPLNWLESQLKPSFCLQDIRLQQQLWGLNFANPVGLAAGFDKDGVAAGIWQSLGFGFTELGTVTLHPQPGNPQPRLFRLVEDEAILNRMGFNNQGAEILAQRLEEKHQQKFMIPVGINLGKSKITPLEEAAEDYLGSFKLLKDYGDYFVVNVSSPNTPGLRSLQDAEQLSKIIAVLNTENTDNKPILIKIAPDLEWDAIADVVNLSQTHKLAGIIATNTTIKRDGLKTQWLPQTGSYITQEAGGISGAPLKERSTEVIRWIHQNTQGQLPIIGVGGIFTADDAWEKITAGACLIQVYTGWIYEGPGMVKSILAGLLKKLDQYGLNSISEAVGFKP
- a CDS encoding hypothetical protein (conserved hypothetical protein), whose translation is MGQFEESTALEQPIMTLGRVLQTLQDEDNVDVLIETILNYLKTEFNYSLIWISLYDRLDHRLIGKGGVTPTEDNWLIKQRFVLSPGDLLEQLVIQMRPLVVPDLRSETRAGEWQKAAQAFNIQGSILFPMRYKDRCFGVVLLGSTEWGISPSSTEKELISMVLGTLATSLFQIETTWMYQQTKRPDQPFLKLLTQFRTLNTLDRCLEVAVETTHEFIEPTRTNVYWYYREGRYFWRRASNQQKLPSVSLMKQSASGVTVQDLGEFYQALTSDHLVSIGESYSSLRADTTERLMEKIRARSLLAVPILFNQEMLGFIAVEGQNPRIWQENEKQFLRGVGQLISLTAPLAEMEVKIRQAELDQSLTAKVTRTIVDDQDWQLSLKTTANLLCQRLNAGRFLLIKRHLKTAKFEIIYQYYPLNRNAIFSPLDSLSSQDWQSLKNQNEILLIENYDEDEKLKPWRNQLKDAGVRSLILCPINSCLTSEKNQQDNTPQEWLLIGHDAPRTWDRTEQKLVKIVGQQLSVILRQWKLNQRIKSQEEFNQALEQGWSILEKTEQLQDLEQQFTEKIAQLSKSPLVLLLTWLEGAKKAKVAHCIARQSKFYIDSERLISIAKDPLIQHALSTKTMFLWPVQELSAYTRQWFTSTVDKILVTTLHTASEHDPTGILIVADPEQIQTESGISLTLLNSLIMQFSWSRRYLRIQEVLTTQHEELQWMNWYKQRRLEELYRTVGGGLKQLNELNQSPFQSTDPQKNQLSHLRYQQLLRQMGSALASTSSLIKQEQWRLHHQNDIIPITNLLRRVGERINAIIRNKQIQLVIKQQENFNVIGDHIKLELVFYEILLTTCHRAEPGGVIEMITQPLNDHQLQLMITDYGIINPQLILELKIGHSPDLLAPSPLSSPPGQQLLICQQMLEKMAGKFLIESGENQQIITRIILTLAPAS
- a CDS encoding excision controlling factor protein, XisH like protein, giving the protein MSAKDKFHDAVKRGLQKQGWIITHDPLRVEFGEEDEIRIDLGAERLIAAEKGEEKIAVEVKSFLSDSALFDFHTALGQFLNYRLVLEMSEPNRILYLAVPISAYESFFRRDLPKASIQKYQVKLIVYNPVNEVIILWNV
- the recN gene encoding DNA repair protein RecN → MLLSLRIENFALIDHLDLDLGSGLNVFTGETGAGKSIILDAVDAILGGKVDRRSIRTGATRSLLEGTFEIEKKWFNWLTEQEIDLVDGSLIVCSREVVITGDKLRSRSRVNGVLVNRKLIEQLRDRLIEITAQGQTLQLGQPELQQEWLDLYGGQPLIKARKAVASTYTQAQTCSHALEKRRQFEQQRLQRLDLLTYQIRELDTATLTTADELEQLQIEHQRLNHIVELQQQSYQIYQALYQSETGLAAADLLSQAENKLSDLVEYDPQLQPILEIVSEAVAQITEAGRQIGSYGEQLESDPQRLEEVEDRIRDLKQICRKYGQTLEEVIEYYHRIQEELKDLEDEEQSIESLEQTYQQAVQALKETCQHLTNLRQKAGHELETHLLKELKPLAMNNVKFQAEIHPISPTAMGADQIQFCFSPNPGEPLQPLGAIASGGEMSRFLLALKACFSQIAGSGTLVFDEIDVGVSGRVATAIAQKLHQLSQRHQVLCVTHQPLVAAMGDHHFRVIKETIQTDLEPNSQAPETRTVVRVTQLTSPQRREELAQLASGESAQEAIAFAESLLTQAALMKN
- a CDS encoding virulence-associated protein encodes the protein MPRPAIHPGEILSDELKELGISASELARSLHIPTNRITQILKGQRGITADTALRLGRWFGTGAELWLNLQKTYELRLAQELAGEEIKKTIQPRSSINNQPLVQV
- the xisI gene encoding fdxN element excision controlling factor protein, with product MERLEYYRECIQKLLMEYSQGKTIDGEIDIEIIFDTQRDRYLLVNLGWNEHRRIYNCILHLEIKNGQIWIQRNQTDIKIAEKLVEIGIPKQDIILGLQPVYVREDTGFGVA
- the mraW gene encoding S-adenosyl-methyltransferase MraW, which produces MSEIETVEENTQTSPSTELRTGFVHIPVLSRELIAGLEICAGGEYLDATVGGGGHSLLLLQAGENIQLTAIDQDQEAIAAARVKFEQADPSFLERVQFWQGNFTQYNPKSKQFDGIIADLGVSSYQFDQPERGFSFRHTAPLDMRMNQQQSLTAAEIINHWDEKQLADIFHHYGEERLSRRIAKRIVEKRPFQTTTDLAYAIGGCVPASYRHGRIHPATRVFQALRIAVNQELTCLEKFIDQAQYWLKPGGRIGVISFHSLEDRIVKHRFKESPILQVLTKKPIQPQPDELNNNHRSRSAKLRLAERKIIE